One window of the Chelonoidis abingdonii isolate Lonesome George chromosome 3, CheloAbing_2.0, whole genome shotgun sequence genome contains the following:
- the SLC30A1 gene encoding proton-coupled zinc antiporter SLC30A1, whose product MADDGAGEPRQPRYRRVRLMCMLALTFLFFVVEVVVSRVTASLAMLSDSFHMLSDVMALVVALVAVRFAQRTRATHKNTFGWVRAEVMGALVNAVFLTALCFTILLEAIERFTEPHEIQQPLVVIGVGAAGLLVNLLGLCLFHQHGGGGHGHSHGGSQHHRSGSRTKLERSSGDGDAGLRKEETNTLVENRSSTNGVNQEKLGDCKAELQANGSIDPNSLDIEVEEDSSGQLNMRGVFLHVLGDALGSVIVVVNASVFYFYWNPCPKDGPCFNPCVDSHCIENATVAPPLDNADLLSQEGIHVAGPCWVLYLDPSLCLIMVCILLYTTYPLLKESALILLQTVPKQIDIYSLNLKLRKLEGVEAVHELHVWQLAGSRIIGTAHIKCHDPASYMKVAKHIKEIFHDEGIHATTIQPEFSSVGSESGVGKCEFPCRTQCALKQCCGTAEGSAEKKTGKTSSIAISCSEIIIDSPHHKTRRTKSENIPAVRLEADDDPDTQYESSL is encoded by the exons ATGGCGGACGACGGGGCGGGCGAGCCCCGGCAGCCCCGCTACCGCCGGGTGCGGCTGATGTGCATGCTGGCGCTCACCTTCCTCTTCTTCgtggtggaggtggtggtgaGCCGGGTCACCGCCTCGCTGGCCATGCTCTCGGACTCCTTCCACATGCTGTCCGACGTCATGGCCCTGGTGGTGGCCCTGGTGGCCGTGCGCTTCGCCCAGCGCACCCGCGCCACCCACAAGAACACCTTCGGCTGGGTGCGGGCCGAGGTGATGGGCGCCTTGGTCAACGCCGTCTTCCTCACCGCCCTCTGCTTCACCATCCTGCTGGAGGCCATCGAGCGCTTCACCGAGCCCCACGAGATCCAGCAGCCGCTCGTGGTGATCGGGGTGGGAGCGGCGGGGCTCCTCGTCAACCTGCTGGGGCTCTGCCTCTTCCACCAGCATGGAGGTGGGGGGCACGGGCACTCCCACGGCGGGAGCCAGCACCACCGCAGCGGCAGCCGCACCAAATTGGAGCGCTCTTCGGGGGACGGTGATGCTGGGCTGCGCAAGGAGGAGACCAACACGCTGGTGGAGAATCGCAGCAGCACCAATGGAGTCAACCAGGAGAAGCTAG GTGATTGCAAGGCGGAACTACAAGCAAATGGGAGCATTGATCCTAACTCTCTGGACATTGAGGTTGAAGAAGACTCCAGTGGGCAGCTTAACATGCGTGGAGTTTTTCTGCATGTGCTTGGAGATGCCTTGGGTTCAGTGATTGTGGTGGTGAATGCCTCGGTCTTTTACTTTTATTGGAATCCATGCCCCAAAGATGGGCCCTGTTTTAATCCGTGTGTCGATAGTCATTGCATAGAAAATGCTACTGTAGCCCCACCGCTTGACAATGCTGATCTACTCTCACAAGAGGGTATTCATGTAGCTGGTCCCTGCTGGGTGCTGTATTTAGATCCCTCTCTTTGTCTGATAATGGTTTGTATACTCCTTTACACAACTTATCCATTACTTAAGGAGTCTGCTCTTATCCTTTTGCAAACTGTTCCCAAACAAATTGATATTTATTCTTTGAACTTAAAGCTACGTAAACTTGAAGGAGTTGAAGCTGTCCATGAACTACATGTTTGGCAGCTGGCAGGCAGCAGGATCATTGGTACTGCTCACATAAAATGTCATGACCCTGCATCATACATGAAAGTGGCAAAGCACATTAAAGAGATTTTTCATGATGAAGGGATCCATGCCACTACAATTCAGCCTGAGTTTTCCAGTGTAGGCTCTGAATCGGGTGTTGGCAAATGTGAGTTTCCCTGCAGAACTCAGTGTGCTCTGAAACAGTGTTGTGGGACAGCAGAAGGCAGTGCTGAAAAGAAGACAGGAAAGACCTCTTCAATTGCTATTTCATGCTCAGAAATAATCATTGACTCTCCACACCACAAAACTAGGAGGACTAAATCTGAAAATATACCTGCTGTTAGGCTAGAGGCAGATGATGACCCAGACACGCAATATGAATCATCCTTGTAA